The region GGCTTCCTCAATCCATTCAGCGGCCCATTCGCGGGGATCAACGCCGCCACTCTCGACAATTTCGGAAATGTCTTCCGGAACGACTGCACGGGGTACGTCGGAATCCGCAGATTCGGAGTTAGGTGTGGGGGCTGAGGAGGCATCTAGCCAGTGGATCCATTTCTGTGGGATGGCCTGTGAGACGGCATGGAAAGCGATGCCGTGAATGGGGTCGTGGAGATAAAGGGCGAAggcgatttcttcttccggtGCATCAGGGACATCCACAACACCAGAGGGTGTGGCCTTGTCAGTGGTTGGCCCAGCCTGGAATACTTCCGCGGTTGATGTTGTTTGACTGACAGCCTGAATAGAGAGGAAGATATCGCTGCTTCTGACAGGGTTTGTTTCGCTAAGGTCTTGGGTGGCTTGCTTTGCGGCTTCCTCTACTCCACCTCTCGAGGCGAAGTATTCGGCCGCATAGCCCTCCGCACTTGCTCGGCAAAGCTTGGTTGCCTCCACGAGACCAGGTACAGCTGAAATGCTGCGAGGGTTTCCCGGGGTAACGGTTCGCCACCAGGGGCCATCGCGCCAGCCGGCGGTCGATACATTGTTGTCTTGGCCACGTTTCGGTGCGGACTCCTGGCCCCTCTGTATAACTAACAGGTCACCACCTTCAACCTGGGACATAACACGAAAAAATACAGCGTAGACAAGAGGGTCAAGGCTGGGGTAGCCGGAAAGGTCGTGTGTAACATGAATCTGGAGACGTTCGTGGGATGAGATCGGAGGCGCAATCGTGTGAATTAGGGAAGTAAATGTAGGTATAGCCATGCTGCGAAGCTCGCCGCCTAAAACGGGTGGTTGGCATCAGTACAAGCGCCCAAGCATATGATTGAAAAACCGAGGGAAAGCCTACCCAAGTCTCTAAGCGCCCCAACATTCCCTTTCACCTGCTCAGCCCACTTCTGGGCCTCCTCATTCTGTTGGATTTCCTTGACAGCGGCCTCGGCCTGCTTCATGGCAGCTGAAGCAGTTGCAGAGGCAGTTGCAAAAATGCCTCCCCAccagcctccgccgccgtcggaGGAAGGGTCTCCAGTGGCTGACTCCTCGCTGGAAGCTGGTTGCGCATTTTGAGCATTGTTATTCCGGCCACTCTCGCCAGATTTCCGAGGTGCGGACTTGTCCTCGCTCAGTCGCCCGGCGGGGGTTCCTGGCTTGGACATCGATGCTCTAGGCTCATTGGTAGATGTGCGCGGCGTTCCGGCGCCGCTGCTTGGGCGCTGAGATGCTAGGTTTCCCAGCTCGGTCaggacatcctcatcaacctgcGGAGGGGCGTTGTTTGTGGTGGTAGCAGGCGGTTTCGCCGTAGACTCGCCGGTTGACTCGACGCCCAGGTTGTCAAACTGGGCGAGGATCTCGTCGTTAGTCGGTTTCCCGCCTTTCGGAGGCATAGCTGGTTTTTACGCGTGAGATTCGAATTGCGGGGAGAGAAGCTGTCGTGGTGACGGGCGAACTGCTGCTCTGTTGTTGCTTGGTGGACGGGgagctgctggcggtggGGAATGACCTGCGCCAAGACTCTCTAGTGTgcagacagcagcaacaagggCCTCGACGCCCGTGCTGCCATCGCTAAGCTCCTTATTTCTACCTTCACAGTCCAAACGTACCTGAGTCCCTGTtcatcttccatttcaaAGCTCGGTGTTACGTAGAGCTTTCAATCGCATCATGACTTCAATTTACTATGCTTTATCTGGTTGGGCTTGCAGTATTGAATGTCAATCCTGATGCCCAACCGTTCATGGCACATCGATAAGATATGTGCGACACAATCTTGGAAGTCCAGGCCGTGACCCTTCTTCGAAAAGACTTGTCATATTGGCTATTGTTGGACACCGACAATTTGTAAAGGAACAACCTTGTCAGGGTCCAGACGGACGCAGATCCGAATCCATGGCTGCAGGTGAAGACGGTCTACCGGTATACCCGCATGATTTTTCCAGTAGAATAGCCTATATATGTCTGACTGGAGCCCCATCCGATGATATGAGATCCTTGGACCCGAATCGAGAAGAATGCTTccaggtcgaggaggcggcCCGAGGATTGTCTTCGGAATGGGCAGAGCACCAGCTGAGACTGGGATCCCGTACAACTACTCCGAAGCCCGATTCGCCAGCTTTAATTGTAATACCGTACTCCGTAGCTCTTATATAAAGCGCGAGGGAATCTGTTGGTTTTCAATTCAATCTCAACTTTTGATCCGAATCCTTCAAGGCGCACAGCGGGCGTACATACTGGCCAACGATTTATACACGATTCCACAAAGCACACAGCTTCTACTCTTGTCAAAAAAGTCAGACTCGACCATGCTTCTTCCATACGTCGCCGACCCGCCGCCCACGACCACTCCCTATGAAGCCGAGATACTCGAGCGAATGCAAGCCCGGCGTGCGCCCAATGGGCTCCTCCCACTAGATCGGGCTCTTCTGCATTCGTTCCCAATCGCAGAGGGCTGGAACACATTTTTCGGGGCAATTCGCCAAAGAACAAGCCTCACACCTGCTATCAGTGAGCTCATCATGTGCCGCGTAGCGGTTCTCAACGGCGCATGGTTTGAGTGGGAGCATCACTCGCCCTTATTGACTGAGGCCGGGCTCAGTGATGCTGCAGTCAGTGTTGTGCGCGATTCCGGCGCAGATATTCCCGCGAAGGTGGCAGAGAGGGTGCTGAGTCCTGCTGAGGGCGCCGTCTTGAGATATACCGATGCTATGACGAAAACCATTGCCGTGCCGGACAAAGTTTCGAAGGCGCTGCGGGAGTTGTTTAGTGATCGAGAGGTTGTGGAAATTACAGCGACCTGCGCTGGGTATAACTGTGTTAGCCGCTTTTTGGTTGCGTTGGACATTGGGAAGAACCAATGAAAAATATACAAACAAAACCACATAAAGATACCAAGGCAGCAATTTGATAATCGGTGGGTGGGTTGATCCTTAGTTTTATGCAAGGAGAATCTACAATGGAAGCAATCTACTGAACACGAAGTATACCGCGCGGGAACGGATATCCATCTGCCTGGGATTTTACAACACTGGAATCTCATTTGTCTGGACTTGGTAGCCTCCGGGTTCTCATAGGCACATATACTTCGGAAGCGTCTTACTCTGACGATGACTGGCGACGGTCAATATCAGTATACTGCTCTATTATATTGAGCACAACTCGAAATTCAAACTATCAACCAAACCCTTCCAGGCTGATCCATTGTTTAGCATTGTGTGGCCAATGTTTCTCCTATAGTCAGACTCTAGTGAATGATGTCAATTGGTAATACCGATACATAGTATATATTCACACCAATGAGACTACGCGACCGTTAGGGAAATGCCTCACGAGAAGTTGGGCCCTTCAGGAATCCCGAGTCCGCCGAGGAAGCACTTAAACTTTCTCTAATCCGAGACCCCCAGAAACGAGAACCTGTTTGGCCATGTCGAGGACTCCTGGGCCATAACCTCTTTATCGCCATCAAGAGATCAAAGAGGGGGGATCGAATCCGGAGGCGGAAGCGGATTCGCCCACTGTGTGGATCCCGTCCAGGGAAATTCGTAATATTGGCCCCGGCGCGTCACGCCCTGTACGAGCGCTAAGGAGGAGTAATTTAGGATCATCTCTAGTTCTCTTCTACAGGTCCTCACTCAGATCTGTACAGACTCAGCTTTTTCCTCAATCCTTCCGCGCCCATCCTCTCGCCGGCTTTGTCGTCGAGTCCTTTTCCTATATCCTGTCGCTAGTTATGTTTCCCTGTGTCTCTGCCTTCTAgtttcccttttcctttctgttGCTTCTTGTCTTCTCCCGCAACGCCCCCGTCGTGTCTCATACTTCTCGTGAGGACTTTTCCCAGCTTCCGCACGGGATAGGCTGCCAACACAAGCCGCCAAACCATCAATCTGCTTTGTGTTCCATCCCCAAACTATCGTGATCGCGAGCCGATCTGCCTCTGTACTCTGTTTGGGGCGTGGTTGGGGCGCATAGATTTCTGCTTACCCGCTTGGTTCCTCTACTTTACCGGTTCCAGAACTCCTGCTGCCCGTGCCTTACTACGTACGACTTTCTACTTCGATCCCTGGCAACCACTCGCGACCTCCTTCTCTTGTTCGACTACCCTGTCGCTCTCCCCTTTTCTCCTGCTGAGTTTCTTTTCTGGGGTAGTCGggccttctctccctctcagCTGGGCCTGATCGGTCCGTTGTCCCTGTTTTCACGGTAGGTGTTACATCCCGTTTGTTTCGCTCGCACCACGTATCTCTGTTTCTCCCTGTCAATTGCCAGAGCTTTACCTACTTCTCTTGTCCGATTCCATTGCCAACGATGATCAAACATCCTTCtgctttttgttttcttgcCACTGGCTTGGTCGCTTCccgtccttgtctttcttcgcATCTTTTATGTTCCTTTGATGACTGCACTGCCCTTGTGCTCGTACTTCCCAGCGTCTTGGCAACACAAGCGAACTTTTTCAACGCGAGTTTGATCGACTGACTATGGCCAGTGTTCCTAATTCTGGGCTTTCCACCCAGAAACCATTTCGGCTCTCAAATTGGTTTTCTTGTTTCAATTCTCTGTCGCATCACTTCCACTCCCGTCGCTCTTCGCTTCGGCCAGCTATGAGCCCTGTTGCCCAGAGTGAACCCGACATGGAGAGCCATACTTCTGAGATGGCCAGCCAGGACTCTCCGCTGCGCCGAAAATTCTCCGAACCTATTCACACCAATTCTAACTCTACCCAAACAACACCctctccatttccaaccTCGCACAGATTAATATGTTCTACATGTGGAGAGCATGTTGAATCTTCTGCCAGTGTTTCGGGCTCTGAAGCTTTGAAAAAACACGTCGCCGCTGCCCACCCTAACACTAATATTCTCTCCACATACAACGGCGCTACTCACCCGGATGATGAGAGCCAGATCTatgatggtgatgacgatgaacaGGCTGATTACGACGACATGCCGGTTGACAAAATGAATGGTTCACCGCGCACGGTGGAttctgatgatgacgaaaaTGCCGAAAttgctgaagatgaactTGCAGAAGCAACTGAGTTGTATGACGACGAGAAAGAGCGCCCAGACCTTGATGCAGATGAGgctgaggccgaggccgaagccgacggcgatggagaagctCCCGAGGGCGAATCCGACGTCGCGCTCTCTAATCAGCTACACGAGTTTTCTCGCGAAGAAGATTCTGCGTCGGTTGAGAAGCGTCTTCACAACTTCTGGAACATTCATGATGTCCGCAAATTCGCCGATGACTACGAGGAGAACACCAGCGAAATAAGTGAAACATGGACCACTGTCTTTCAGGAATCCAAGCGTAGCAAGAAACGCGACGCGCCAGAAGTTATTGAGCGTCCAGATCCTTACAAAAGGTCAAAGGTCGGACGCGGCGAATTTCTCGAGATCACACCACTTGAGGACTTTTTGTCTCAACTTCGCGACCCTGAACTGCGTTCTAGCGATGAGCTTTTCGCCATCACTGAAAATGTTGGTTACGCCCTGAAAGTATGGCAGGATGAGTTTTTGGCAATCGATAAGTTGCAGAAGTTGGCGACTAGACACCAACTAAAGATTACGAGCGACCCACGGAAACTAGAACGGCAACAGGTGTttgaggacaagaaggaggcAATGCTTTATGGGTACAAGCATGATCCCAAGGAAGACAAAGTCGGCCATCAAAACCCATTTGTACAGGGCGGCTTCAAGCCTACTCCAGCGCAATACAGAAAGATGGTTCAGAAAACGGGCGCCCACAATCCAAACCCTGATGGATGGCGAACCATCACCAAATTTGGTACTGAGTACGTACCTAAGTTTCAAAATCCCCCACGCGAAGATCATATCGGAAAGGCTACACGGAAACGCAAGGCCGCGGAAATTGAAGCCGCCAGAGTCAATGATTCcgatgaagctgctgctaCGGAAACACCCACACCGGGTGAGGCTGACCAAGATTATGCCAACCCTGCAAAACGCCGTGCGCGTACTCGTCGTCAGGTTGTCGAAGCTGAAACCACCGCCGAGTATGGACATGCACGGACTTCTACCATGCGGGGCAGGGGTGGCCGTACTCGTGGAAGGGGTGCAGCTCGTGGAGGCTCTCGTGCTGCTTCGGAGGCACCGTTGGCCCCAGCACCCTCCGCTGGAATTCCTGCTCGGTCGACGCCTGCAGCGGATGGCTCATCTCAAGCACGCCATGGAGCGTCGCAGCTTGTGCCAATCGAACCAGCTCCCAATGGAAGTCCAGCGACCGCGTCTACCGCGAAACCACTAATGGGAAGCACACAAGATGAGGCAGTTGATCCAGCCGAGCTCGCGCGACGGCAAAAGATCGCAAACTCGAAGAATCCCAAGCGCACGGAAGCTATGCTTAATCACTGGGCTCGCTTCAACCGAGAAGGGCGTGTCCGCAACCCGAAACGGTCTAAGGCTCAAATCGAAGCGGATAGAGTTGCAGAAGCTGCCAAAAAAGTAACCGAGGTTCCCAAGCCCATCATAAAACAGAAGACAAAATCCGAGAGCCCAGTTATGCCTACTCCTCCGCGAGATACGGGCCTAGCCCCTGCTCCGCCACCATTGCCGTTGGCCCCTCCACCTCAATTGGCACCTGGGCCTCATGCTCACACTCACACCCATGCCCACACCCATGCCCACACCCATGCTCCAGCCCCCCAGCTACCGCCGATTGCTGCAGCACGTCCCGGCCCCGGCCCACTGGCTCCGTATCCACCACCACACTTGGACCCCAGGGCTGTACCACCATTTCCTCTCGGACCTCGTGGGCCAGGCCCTCTCCATCAACCACCGCCTCAGACCTATCGCACACCATATCCTGATTATTACAACCCTTACGGAGGAACTGGGttgcctccaccaccggGCCACCCACGACCCTAGTGAAATCGCCATATTCTGTCTTCATCTGTTTTATTTCTCATTTATTATGTTTAATACTAATGTAATGCACCTCCACTGTCTGGACGGGGATATGAAATTGGCTGTACATCTACATCTAGTGCACTTTTTGTCCATACAATACCCGACTGGCTAGACAAATCTGGCGGCCACGAGGACTGTGTTGTTATTTTGCCATATGTTTGTTATACTAGCGCAGGGCGTTTGGGGTTTCAGTTAGTATCTCTTTCTTCACATGTACTTAACATTTTACATTGTACTACAAATGGGTTGGTTAAAGAGCGGTGATTATACCATATCTTGGGTGGGAACACCTGTTGTTTAGGTTTCaatggaagaaaaagaattcATACATATACTGCCCTTTCTGAAGTTTAAAATCACAGTTCaatttgttttttctttgtgTTTGGTTCTCTCTGTTCTTGAGAAGTGAGATTCCACTCTCGCTCAGAATCGATGTCACGTGCCCGGCACCACATACGGTAGGTACACGTGATGAAACCTTCCCTCATGGGCGCTCCCGATGACCGAAGCTCTGCGCCAACATATCTCTTCCGCACTCAGAACTTCGCATCGCTATACCACAATTTACACTCAGATTCTCCCATATTTCCGTTCACaatgggaaagaagagacgCAGCCCCAACTTAGAAGAGGTTCTCGCTCGCCCCTGGTGCTACTACTGCGAGCGCGACTTCGATGATCTCAAAATCCTCATCTCACATCAGAAGGCGAAACACTTCAAATGTGAAAGATGTGGTAGGAGATTAAATACAGCAGGAGGTTTGTCACGTCAACCATCTAATCGTATTATATCGCAAGCCAACCAATGCTAACTGATGTGTCTTTGTAGGACTGTCGGTGCATATGAGTCAAGTACATAAGGAACAACTCACGGCTGTCGACAATGCACTGTCTAACCGGTCAGGCCTTGAAGTGGAGATATTCGGCATGGAGGGGGTCCCAGAGGATGTCATCCAATCGCACAACCAGCGAGTCATTGCCCAATTCCAGCAGTCTGAAGTGGAGCGACAGGCTATAACTGGGAACCCGCCATCGGGGGCGTCGACCTCCAGCGGCCAACCCGCAAAAAAGCCTAAGACAGAGAATATTTcggatttgaagaagcgaCTTGCGGAGCAtaaggcgaagaaggcggaagTTCGCGCTGGAGGGAGTAGTGGGGAAGCGACACCGGTTGGGGCTGGTCAGACTCCAAATGTGGCCACATTTGTAAGTGTACCTGATATATCTGCTTTTTCACCACTCGAGCTCTTTTGCTAATATGTTAATTTTATAGACACAGTCTCCAGCAAACCCGGTCGCCGGGGCCGCACCCGTCGCCCCTCCCCAGACATTCTCCTATCCTCAGCCGTATGCAGGGGCTGGTTCCCCTTACCAGGCAACGGCAAGTCCTGTTTACCCAAATTACTCACCAGGTGGGCAACCACAGTTCCCTCCATCTACGCAATACTCTACTCCTGCTGGATATTCGCCACAGCCAGTTCCAGGCTTTGGAAATACACCTCCAGCGCAGGTGCCACAGCAGCAACCTCCGCCGATCAACTCTCCTCAGACGGCCACATTTCCTCCCCGGTCGGGAAGCCTACCAGCGGCATCGGGTCTACCGCAACGACCCGCCGTCGGTGCTCCTCAGGTTAATGCGTACCAGCTACAACAGATGCATATGGGCCACCCCGTTCCTGGCGGTGCGGCTGCGCCTGGTGTTCCTAATGGCGAAAAGCCTGAAGCTGCAgcattttcttcttccatcgATGATTTGATCTCGGGAGCTGCGAAGGAAGCTGACCAGGCAGCGACATCTAACGCGGCTCCCAAACCGGCCAACGGCGCGGAAGAGAAGCCAGCCAAGAAAGATAAGTCGAAGCAGTCACGGTTGGTGTATTCAGATAATGAGATCAGcccggaggagaagttggCTAGATTGCCAAAGTACGCATTCGTTCCTGATAATCGGACGGAGACGGCGCTTGGAGAGCTTCCTTCCTCTGTAGTCGTGGGAACGATTCGCCAGTCAGACACAATATTCGACCCTGCGGGATAAAGTCAACGGACATAATAAAACGCATCTCGAGCATTCCATATCCGACAAAGCGGGTTGAACAGACATATGCAATGGCGTATGAGGGGCTACTTGATCCAGCTAAGTTGATGCATGTTGAGGTTCTAGATATACGCTATGAGtgtttttctctctctctctctctctcttctttcgTTCCTGGCCGTGTCTTCGTGCAATTTTCCTGCCCTGATGCTTTTTATTGGTAGTCTTGCCGGTGCGGTCCCAACTGGACTGTGCTGGGCTTTACTTTGGGACATCGACAACGAGCAAAGCCGCAGACCCGATGCGATGCAgtgcgatgcgatgcgatgaAAATGATCGATTCGGTGTAGATCGGTGAGTTGCGTTTTGTGTTCTCCTGGCCGAAGGGACTGATTCATGGCTTGATGCGATTGCGATTACCTGGCGCTGTGTGAGATTTGGTCTGGAGGAAAATACCCCTactctgcctctgctgtCTTGAGAACTCGATCCTCCGTATCCTTCGCTTTCGTTTCGTTACGTTGCTTTCGGACCGTGAAGAGGCCACCTACTGTAAGTTCCTCGCCAAGGTAGGCAACTCACATCATGATATTCGATATGAAACACAAAACCATGAATACAATGGAGTAAAATAATTCTTCTTCACACCATTATCTACACGCCGCCGTATCATCTACCAAACCTCTCCCCCCATCCATCAATCAAGTATGTAGTACCGAGCACCTACAAGTAGATACCACCTCCCCGGTAAAACCAATGCAATCCATCGAAACCACCAAAAATCAATCAAACCCTCTTCCTAACCGCACCCCCGAAAACCACCAGACCATAAAGCGCGACGACACTCAAAGCCACTGGAACCGGCTTTCTCAACTTAATAGCCCTGGGAATCGAGCTGCCCGCCAGGACAATGGAGGCCAGAAGCCCGATCTCCTCGCCCCACGCCTGGCCGCCGCGCAGTCGGAAGAACGAGAGGAGGTATAGTGCGCCGACGGAAAGACCGGCGATGATTGAGGGCAGGGATCCGGTGCGTGCGTATCCGATTGCGCCGCCGAGGgaggtgaggagggagagggcgagggcgggggttgttggggaggTCTGGGGAAGGTGTTTGTTAGTACAGTAGTACAGTAGTACAGTAGTGCGTAGTGGAGTGGATTAGGAGGGGCGCAATACCATTGTAGATTTTGAATTGAACGAATTCCTTTAGTGGATTGTGGTTTGTGTGGTTGGGATGTTTGGGAtgttgatggaggagagagcTTGAGCTATGCGATTGATTGCGATTGCAATATGATTCTGGGCTGATGGTCTGATGTGGAGTCGAGTGGAGAGAAAGTTGAAGTTCAGGACCGCGGAACCGAACGGAGCGGGCCCGGGTTATGCTTGGATTATTAATGTCGTGCATTGAACTAAATAATCATGATG is a window of Aspergillus puulaauensis MK2 DNA, chromosome 4, nearly complete sequence DNA encoding:
- a CDS encoding DUF5427 domain-containing protein MTC1 (BUSCO:EOG09264NDD;~COG:S;~EggNog:ENOG410PHBU;~InterPro:IPR018814;~PFAM:PF10310), whose product is MPPKGGKPTNDEILAQFDNLGVESTGESTAKPPATTTNNAPPQVDEDVLTELGNLASQRPSSGAGTPRTSTNEPRASMSKPGTPAGRLSEDKSAPRKSGESGRNNNAQNAQPASSEESATGDPSSDGGGGWWGGIFATASATASAAMKQAEAAVKEIQQNEEAQKWAEQVKGNVGALRDLGGELRSMAIPTFTSLIHTIAPPISSHERLQIHVTHDLSGYPSLDPLVYAVFFRVMSQVEGGDLLVIQRGQESAPKRGQDNNVSTAGWRDGPWWRTVTPGNPRSISAVPGLVEATKLCRASAEGYAAEYFASRGGVEEAAKQATQDLSETNPVRSSDIFLSIQAVSQTTSTAEVFQAGPTTDKATPSGVVDVPDAPEEEIAFALYLHDPIHGIAFHAVSQAIPQKWIHWLDASSAPTPNSESADSDVPRAVVPEDISEIVESGGVDPREWAAEWIEEAITLSVGIVAQRYVARRMGVGESAAAKGKMRAEQASAVASGAGEAARAI
- a CDS encoding carboxymuconolactone decarboxylase family protein (COG:S;~EggNog:ENOG410PN3Q;~InterPro:IPR029032,IPR003779;~PFAM:PF02627;~go_function: GO:0051920 - peroxiredoxin activity [Evidence IEA];~go_process: GO:0055114 - oxidation-reduction process [Evidence IEA]) — translated: MLLPYVADPPPTTTPYEAEILERMQARRAPNGLLPLDRALLHSFPIAEGWNTFFGAIRQRTSLTPAISELIMCRVAVLNGAWFEWEHHSPLLTEAGLSDAAVSVVRDSGADIPAKVAERVLSPAEGAVLRYTDAMTKTIAVPDKVSKALRELFSDREVVEITATCAGYNCVSRFLVALDIGKNQ
- a CDS encoding uncharacterized protein (COG:S;~EggNog:ENOG410PZJI), whose product is MSPVAQSEPDMESHTSEMASQDSPLRRKFSEPIHTNSNSTQTTPSPFPTSHRLICSTCGEHVESSASVSGSEALKKHVAAAHPNTNILSTYNGATHPDDESQIYDGDDDEQADYDDMPVDKMNGSPRTVDSDDDENAEIAEDELAEATELYDDEKERPDLDADEAEAEAEADGDGEAPEGESDVALSNQLHEFSREEDSASVEKRLHNFWNIHDVRKFADDYEENTSEISETWTTVFQESKRSKKRDAPEVIERPDPYKRSKVGRGEFLEITPLEDFLSQLRDPELRSSDELFAITENVGYALKVWQDEFLAIDKLQKLATRHQLKITSDPRKLERQQVFEDKKEAMLYGYKHDPKEDKVGHQNPFVQGGFKPTPAQYRKMVQKTGAHNPNPDGWRTITKFGTEYVPKFQNPPREDHIGKATRKRKAAEIEAARVNDSDEAAATETPTPGEADQDYANPAKRRARTRRQVVEAETTAEYGHARTSTMRGRGGRTRGRGAARGGSRAASEAPLAPAPSAGIPARSTPAADGSSQARHGASQLVPIEPAPNGSPATASTAKPLMGSTQDEAVDPAELARRQKIANSKNPKRTEAMLNHWARFNREGRVRNPKRSKAQIEADRVAEAAKKVTEVPKPIIKQKTKSESPVMPTPPRDTGLAPAPPPLPLAPPPQLAPGPHAHTHTHAHTHAHTHAPAPQLPPIAAARPGPGPLAPYPPPHLDPRAVPPFPLGPRGPGPLHQPPPQTYRTPYPDYYNPYGGTGLPPPPGHPRP
- a CDS encoding putative C2H2 finger domain protein (COG:S;~EggNog:ENOG410PKIC;~InterPro:IPR036236,IPR013087,IPR003656;~go_function: GO:0003677 - DNA binding [Evidence IEA]), translated to MGKKRRSPNLEEVLARPWCYYCERDFDDLKILISHQKAKHFKCERCGRRLNTAGGLSVHMSQVHKEQLTAVDNALSNRSGLEVEIFGMEGVPEDVIQSHNQRVIAQFQQSEVERQAITGNPPSGASTSSGQPAKKPKTENISDLKKRLAEHKAKKAEVRAGGSSGEATPVGAGQTPNVATFTQSPANPVAGAAPVAPPQTFSYPQPYAGAGSPYQATASPVYPNYSPGGQPQFPPSTQYSTPAGYSPQPVPGFGNTPPAQVPQQQPPPINSPQTATFPPRSGSLPAASGLPQRPAVGAPQVNAYQLQQMHMGHPVPGGAAAPGVPNGEKPEAAAFSSSIDDLISGAAKEADQAATSNAAPKPANGAEEKPAKKDKSKQSRLVYSDNEISPEEKLARLPKYAFVPDNRTETALGELPSSVVVGTIRQSDTIFDPAG
- a CDS encoding TMEM14 family protein (COG:S;~EggNog:ENOG410PS91;~InterPro:IPR005349;~PFAM:PF03647;~TransMembrane:3 (n6-14c18/19o28-47i59-76o82-101i);~go_component: GO:0016020 - membrane [Evidence IEA]), producing the protein MTSPTTPALALSLLTSLGGAIGYARTGSLPSIIAGLSVGALYLLSFFRLRGGQAWGEEIGLLASIVLAGSSIPRAIKLRKPVPVALSVVALYGLVVFGGAVRKRV